A window of the Radiobacillus deserti genome harbors these coding sequences:
- a CDS encoding N-acetylmuramoyl-L-alanine amidase family protein has translation MEPVLIIDPGHGGEEIGSGSNANWIEKAINLQISHYQYKRFNELDIPVAMTRTTDETISKDERARRIRESGAKYCISNHINSGGRDGVDIIYSIYSEDTLSRIIAEELQLEGQNIRKVYSKSLPNNPKEDLHYLNRETENVQTTIIKYGFADSNQDDVIQLKKHWKNYAEAVVRAFCRYAGYQYIEPVSEEEDFIDFEPLEKEEGIVQVLQLPASETEWRIYPIGVKPTDGKEIGVIHPNKFNGLEYRILGTSYPNVYIIQTSNFGIVQIIAHPDSGAVLKPSKQ, from the coding sequence GTGGAGCCGGTCCTTATCATCGATCCAGGTCATGGTGGGGAAGAGATAGGGTCAGGTTCTAATGCTAACTGGATAGAAAAAGCTATTAATCTACAGATTTCTCATTATCAATATAAACGATTTAATGAATTGGATATACCAGTTGCGATGACTCGAACAACCGATGAGACCATATCTAAAGATGAAAGAGCGAGAAGGATTAGAGAAAGTGGTGCAAAATACTGTATTTCCAATCATATTAATTCTGGTGGAAGAGATGGGGTTGATATTATATACTCCATATACAGTGAGGATACTTTAAGTCGGATAATTGCAGAAGAATTACAGTTGGAAGGTCAAAATATACGGAAGGTCTATTCTAAATCACTTCCAAATAATCCTAAAGAGGACCTTCATTATTTGAATCGAGAAACCGAAAATGTCCAAACAACCATTATTAAGTATGGGTTTGCAGATTCTAATCAGGACGATGTTATACAATTGAAAAAGCATTGGAAAAATTACGCAGAAGCGGTTGTTCGAGCTTTTTGTCGTTATGCCGGATACCAATATATAGAACCGGTGTCTGAAGAAGAAGATTTTATAGATTTTGAACCATTGGAAAAAGAAGAGGGAATCGTTCAGGTATTACAGCTACCTGCGAGCGAGACAGAGTGGAGAATATATCCAATCGGAGTCAAACCGACGGATGGAAAAGAAATAGGAGTCATTCATCCAAACAAATTTAACGGATTAGAATATAGAATTCTTGGTACTTCTTATCCTAACGTCTATATTATCCAAACATCAAATTTCGGTATTGTGCAAATTATTGCACATCCTGACTCCGGTGCAGTTTTAAAGCCAAGTAAACAGTAA
- a CDS encoding manganese catalase family protein, whose amino-acid sequence MFYHVKELQYRAVPERPDPVFAKKLQEILGGQFGEISVAMQYLFQGWGARGEGKYVDLLMDTGTEELAHVEMLATMIARLLDNAPEVDLDEAVDNPVVAAILGGTNPQHAIVSGLGAMPSDSVGNRWTADYIIASGNLLADFRANLNAESQGRLQAVRLYEETNDRGVKDMLSWLIARDTMHQNQWIAAIHELEEKQGVVVPATFPRELQKEEVAYTLFNYSAGNDSAKGRWAHGPAPDGCGVFNYVEHPQPYGGKPVLNPAPLWVHDTPLDLLNMKHRPDPDLK is encoded by the coding sequence ATGTTTTATCATGTAAAGGAGCTACAATATAGAGCAGTTCCAGAAAGACCAGATCCGGTCTTTGCTAAAAAACTTCAAGAGATTCTTGGAGGACAATTTGGTGAAATTTCTGTTGCTATGCAGTACTTATTTCAAGGTTGGGGTGCTCGTGGTGAAGGAAAATATGTAGATCTTTTGATGGATACAGGTACGGAAGAACTTGCACACGTGGAGATGCTTGCTACGATGATTGCAAGATTATTAGATAATGCTCCAGAGGTAGACCTTGATGAAGCAGTTGATAATCCTGTTGTTGCTGCTATCTTAGGGGGAACAAATCCACAGCATGCAATTGTATCTGGTTTAGGTGCAATGCCGTCAGATAGCGTTGGGAATAGATGGACAGCAGACTATATTATTGCCAGTGGTAACTTGCTTGCAGATTTTCGTGCTAACTTAAATGCAGAGTCCCAAGGAAGACTACAGGCAGTTCGGTTATATGAAGAAACAAATGATCGTGGCGTCAAAGATATGCTTTCCTGGCTCATTGCAAGAGATACGATGCATCAAAATCAGTGGATTGCAGCAATTCATGAATTAGAAGAAAAACAAGGTGTGGTTGTTCCAGCTACCTTCCCACGTGAATTACAGAAAGAAGAAGTGGCTTACACATTGTTTAATTATTCTGCAGGTAATGATAGTGCGAAAGGGAGATGGGCACATGGTCCAGCACCAGATGGCTGTGGTGTATTTAATTATGTGGAACATCCACAACCATATGGTGGAAAACCAGTCTTAAACCCAGCACCACTTTGGGTACATGATACACCTTTAGATTTGTTAAACATGAAACATCGTCCTGATCCAGATTTGAAATAA
- a CDS encoding DUF1028 domain-containing protein codes for MRRKKDIVATYSIVGFDPKTGELGVAVQSKFIGVGSVVPWAKAGVGAVATQAFANPAYGPEGLKLMEEGKSPAEAIEILTNSDKDKDERQVGMVDANGNAATFTGSNCYDWAGGVSGENFAAQGNILVNKETVTDMAEAFQNTKGSLAERLLAGLSAAQNAGGDSRGKQSSALYIVKEKGGYGGLNDVFIDLRVDDHPEPIKELIRLFNLQQLYFGETKEENIQPIEGEVRERLVQGLVKWNYLDNTVVDDVELYDVFTRFLHTENFEERELEQGKIDLEVLQFIESK; via the coding sequence ATGAGAAGGAAAAAAGATATTGTGGCTACTTATTCCATCGTAGGTTTTGATCCGAAAACTGGTGAATTAGGAGTAGCAGTTCAGTCTAAGTTTATTGGGGTTGGATCGGTGGTACCTTGGGCGAAAGCGGGAGTGGGAGCTGTGGCAACCCAGGCATTCGCTAATCCAGCATATGGTCCAGAAGGTCTGAAGCTTATGGAAGAAGGGAAATCGCCTGCAGAAGCTATAGAAATTTTAACAAATTCCGACAAGGATAAAGATGAAAGACAGGTTGGAATGGTAGATGCTAACGGAAACGCTGCTACTTTTACAGGCTCCAATTGTTATGACTGGGCAGGTGGGGTATCCGGAGAAAATTTTGCTGCTCAAGGTAATATTTTAGTGAACAAAGAAACTGTTACGGATATGGCGGAAGCTTTTCAAAACACGAAAGGAAGCTTAGCGGAGCGCTTATTAGCCGGTTTATCAGCTGCTCAGAATGCTGGTGGTGACAGCAGAGGTAAGCAATCCTCGGCTCTCTATATTGTGAAAGAAAAAGGGGGGTATGGCGGTCTTAACGATGTATTTATTGATCTTCGTGTAGATGACCATCCAGAGCCTATAAAAGAATTGATCCGACTGTTTAACTTACAACAGTTGTATTTCGGAGAAACCAAAGAAGAAAACATCCAACCTATCGAGGGGGAAGTTCGAGAACGCCTCGTACAAGGATTAGTAAAATGGAACTACTTAGATAATACCGTAGTAGATGATGTAGAACTATATGATGTATTCACAAGGTTCCTACATACAGAGAATTTTGAAGAAAGAGAATTAGAACAAGGAAAAATTGATTTAGAAGTTCTGCAATTTATCGAATCAAAATAA
- the ilvE gene encoding branched-chain-amino-acid transaminase translates to MDKQWIFLGDTFVKKEDAVVSVYDHGFLYGDGVFEGIRVYSGNIFKLHEHLKRLYESAQSIMLNVPYTEEEMERIIVDTIRRNQLENAYIRVVVSRGPGNLGLDPRHCSQPRVIVIAEALALYPKELYEKGLRIASVASRRNRPDVLSPQVKSLNYLNNILVKLEANQAGVDEALMLNDQGYVTEGSADNIFIIKNETIYTPPVYLGALEGITRNAIIDLAREKNYEVKEAPFTRHDVYVADEVFLTGTAVEVIAVIEVDGRPIKDGKPGSITNNLLKEFRRVVTTDGVDCYPSENQNKAVVS, encoded by the coding sequence ATGGATAAACAATGGATATTTTTAGGTGATACCTTCGTGAAAAAAGAAGACGCAGTTGTCTCGGTATATGATCATGGTTTCTTATACGGGGATGGAGTATTTGAAGGAATCCGAGTTTACAGCGGTAACATCTTTAAGCTCCACGAACACCTAAAGCGTTTATACGAGTCAGCTCAATCCATTATGTTGAACGTCCCATACACCGAGGAGGAGATGGAGCGAATTATCGTGGATACTATTCGAAGAAATCAACTAGAAAACGCATATATTCGTGTCGTCGTATCTCGTGGGCCTGGAAATTTAGGACTTGATCCAAGACATTGCTCTCAACCGCGTGTCATCGTTATCGCGGAAGCACTCGCTCTTTATCCGAAAGAATTATATGAAAAAGGACTAAGAATCGCTTCAGTTGCTAGCAGAAGAAATCGACCTGATGTTTTAAGTCCACAAGTAAAGTCCTTAAATTATTTAAACAATATTTTAGTGAAATTAGAAGCAAACCAAGCTGGAGTAGATGAAGCCTTGATGCTAAATGATCAAGGATATGTTACAGAGGGTTCTGCTGATAATATTTTCATTATTAAAAACGAAACCATTTATACCCCTCCGGTTTATCTCGGAGCGCTGGAAGGGATTACGCGTAATGCCATTATTGATCTAGCTCGCGAGAAAAATTATGAAGTAAAAGAGGCTCCATTTACTCGACACGATGTATATGTAGCAGATGAAGTGTTTTTAACTGGTACTGCTGTAGAAGTAATCGCCGTTATTGAAGTAGATGGACGTCCAATAAAGGATGGAAAACCTGGATCAATTACAAATAACCTTTTAAAAGAGTTTAGAAGAGTAGTAACAACGGATGGCGTTGATTGTTATCCATCCGAAAATCAGAATAAAGCTGTAGTTAGTTAA
- a CDS encoding TrkH family potassium uptake protein, translating into MTQIKKLLEDISPTRILACSFLVIILLGTVGLKLPISTTGSISWIDALFTAVSATTVTGLIVVDTATQFTMFGQFIIMIMIQIGGIGLMTFAVFVLLIMGRKISLKQRIIMTEAFNQSNTGGIVQLVKLLMTFGLSVEFVAFLLLSIKWVPVYGWKHGLFNSLFHTISSFNNAGFSTWSNNLMDYATDPIVNIVISFLFIVGGLGFTVISDLFKSRNWNSFMLHTKMMIVGTLVLNIVSTLLIFTLEYNNPQTIGGLSETGKWIASFFQAVSPRTAGFNTVNTGSMEDASLVYTMVLMFIGAGSASTGSGIKLTTAMVVLLATITFLRSKSEPVLYGRRIQTDIIIRSLAIIMMSIFVLFIFIFLLTITESAPFLAIAFEAISAFGTVGLSTGITFDLSTLGKVFIMILMFIGRIGPITFAFMLAKPRDTHVRYPSDQVFTG; encoded by the coding sequence ATGACACAAATAAAAAAACTTTTAGAAGATATTTCACCTACAAGGATCCTAGCATGTAGCTTCCTTGTCATTATTTTACTTGGTACAGTTGGTCTTAAATTGCCTATCTCAACGACCGGATCCATCTCTTGGATAGATGCCTTATTTACCGCCGTTTCAGCTACAACAGTTACAGGACTAATTGTTGTAGATACAGCAACACAGTTCACTATGTTTGGTCAATTTATCATCATGATAATGATTCAAATTGGTGGTATAGGATTAATGACCTTTGCTGTTTTTGTTTTACTCATTATGGGAAGAAAAATTTCTTTAAAGCAGCGAATCATTATGACAGAAGCCTTTAACCAATCCAACACTGGTGGCATTGTTCAACTTGTAAAACTACTGATGACGTTTGGTTTGTCTGTTGAATTCGTTGCTTTTCTCTTATTGTCGATAAAGTGGGTACCTGTATATGGATGGAAGCACGGGCTCTTTAATAGTCTATTTCATACCATTTCGTCCTTTAATAATGCAGGGTTTTCTACATGGTCCAATAACTTAATGGATTATGCCACGGATCCAATTGTAAATATAGTTATTAGCTTTCTATTCATAGTCGGAGGTCTTGGATTTACAGTAATTTCTGATTTATTCAAAAGTCGAAATTGGAATTCGTTTATGCTACACACCAAAATGATGATTGTGGGGACGCTTGTGTTAAACATAGTGTCCACTCTCCTGATTTTTACATTAGAATATAACAACCCACAAACAATTGGAGGGTTAAGTGAAACAGGAAAATGGATTGCCTCTTTCTTTCAGGCTGTTAGTCCTAGAACAGCAGGGTTTAATACAGTCAATACTGGTAGTATGGAAGATGCTTCCCTTGTCTATACGATGGTACTCATGTTTATTGGAGCAGGAAGTGCTTCAACCGGGAGTGGAATTAAATTGACAACGGCAATGGTTGTGTTACTTGCGACGATTACCTTTCTCCGCTCCAAATCAGAACCAGTCTTGTATGGAAGAAGAATTCAAACAGATATCATCATTCGATCTTTAGCCATTATTATGATGAGTATTTTCGTACTGTTTATTTTTATTTTCCTTCTTACCATTACCGAAAGTGCTCCATTTCTCGCTATTGCTTTTGAGGCTATTTCTGCCTTTGGAACTGTCGGATTGTCAACAGGTATCACGTTTGATTTAAGCACATTAGGAAAAGTGTTTATTATGATTCTTATGTTCATTGGGCGCATCGGCCCGATAACGTTTGCATTTATGTTGGCTAAACCACGAGATACACATGTTCGCTATCCATCCGACCAAGTATTTACGGGCTAA
- a CDS encoding DUF6884 domain-containing protein, giving the protein MKSTKLCIIPCGNKKIWDKYGDVGPTVAKEAYVGTFHRLCETYAEHFHLDWVVLSAKHGFLYPDDWVEGPYDLSFNHKEKKDIISIQQLQDQVEQKGLAQYNSIVLLTGKKYNPIVRSCFPNHSIQYPLQDCAGIGYMQKKLKEAIQSNQPIHI; this is encoded by the coding sequence ATGAAATCTACAAAGCTATGCATTATACCGTGTGGAAATAAAAAAATTTGGGATAAATATGGAGATGTGGGACCGACTGTTGCGAAAGAAGCCTATGTTGGTACTTTCCATCGTCTCTGTGAGACATATGCGGAGCATTTCCATCTAGATTGGGTTGTTCTGTCTGCTAAGCATGGATTCTTATATCCTGATGATTGGGTAGAAGGCCCGTATGACCTATCTTTTAATCATAAGGAAAAGAAGGACATTATTAGTATTCAGCAGCTTCAGGACCAAGTGGAACAGAAAGGGTTAGCTCAGTACAATTCCATTGTTTTATTAACAGGTAAAAAATACAATCCTATTGTGAGAAGTTGCTTTCCAAACCATTCAATCCAATATCCATTACAAGATTGTGCAGGAATTGGCTATATGCAAAAGAAACTTAAAGAGGCCATACAGTCCAACCAACCTATACATATATAA
- the thiT gene encoding energy-coupled thiamine transporter ThiT yields the protein MNSSKRILFLVEVAILSAFAFVLDIIPFLSIKFWAQGGSVSLAMIPVFIVAYRWGLKGGLLSGLLFGLYQVAFGQPYILTPIQGILDYGVAFTVLGFAGLFAAKVQQSLKERNRGQFVWNVSAGILLGCTLRFIAHYFAGVAFFESAIDGMGIYLYSFLYNISYLLPSFVLNALVIGFLFYKQPRLLVLRTAV from the coding sequence ATGAATTCAAGTAAGAGAATTTTATTTTTAGTGGAAGTAGCAATTTTGTCTGCTTTTGCCTTTGTATTGGATATTATTCCATTCTTATCTATTAAGTTTTGGGCACAAGGCGGATCTGTTTCCTTAGCCATGATTCCAGTGTTTATCGTAGCGTATCGGTGGGGATTAAAGGGTGGTTTACTTTCAGGTTTATTGTTTGGACTTTACCAAGTAGCATTTGGCCAACCGTATATCCTAACTCCAATACAAGGAATATTAGATTACGGGGTTGCTTTTACCGTTCTAGGTTTTGCTGGTCTTTTTGCAGCAAAAGTCCAACAAAGTCTGAAGGAACGAAACAGAGGACAATTTGTGTGGAATGTTAGTGCTGGAATTTTATTAGGATGTACTCTACGATTTATCGCTCACTATTTCGCGGGTGTTGCATTCTTTGAATCTGCTATTGATGGGATGGGAATATATTTATATTCTTTCTTATATAACATTTCCTATTTATTACCATCTTTTGTGCTCAATGCTTTAGTAATAGGCTTCTTATTCTATAAACAACCAAGACTTCTGGTGTTACGCACAGCTGTTTAA
- the ilvD gene encoding dihydroxy-acid dehydratase, translating into MRSDMIKKGIDRAPHRSLLHATGVKTSDLGKPFIGVCNSYVDIIPGHRHLNKFAEVVKDAIREAGGIPFEFNTIGVDDGIAMGHIGMRYSLPSREIIADSAETVINAHWFDGVFFIPNCDKITPGMLMASARTNVPSVFVSGGPMEAGMSPTGQPLSLVSMFEGVGAVHSGNMSEAELTELETLACPTCGSCSGMFTANSMNSLMEMLGMTVPGNGTILATSDERHELIYQAAKHLIHLVEKDIKPRDIITKDTIDDAFALDMAMGGSTNTVLHTLAIAHEAGVEYDLKRVNEIAEKVPYLSKISPASDYSMHDVHLAGGVSAIIKELCKIDGLLHKDRITVTGKSLYENVKDAKILNDNVIRTLDNPYSSVGGLSILHGNLAPDGSVIKVGAVDPTIQTFKGEAIVFESQEEAQAGIDDGTVKAGHVVVIRYEGPKGGPGMPEMLAPTSSIAGRGLGKEVALITDGRFSGATRGISIGHISPEAAEGGPIAYVQNGDQIVIDLPARSIELLVDEKTLEQRRATWKKPEPKIKSGYLAKYSKLVTSANTGGVMKI; encoded by the coding sequence GTGCGTAGCGACATGATAAAGAAAGGGATTGATCGAGCTCCCCACCGCAGTTTATTACATGCCACTGGGGTAAAGACGAGCGATCTAGGGAAGCCATTTATCGGAGTGTGTAACTCCTATGTGGATATTATTCCTGGGCACCGACACTTAAACAAATTCGCAGAAGTAGTAAAGGATGCTATTCGCGAAGCTGGTGGAATACCATTTGAATTTAACACAATTGGCGTTGATGACGGAATTGCAATGGGTCATATCGGGATGAGATACTCCCTCCCAAGTCGCGAAATCATTGCAGACAGTGCAGAAACAGTTATTAATGCGCACTGGTTTGATGGGGTCTTTTTCATCCCTAACTGTGACAAGATTACTCCAGGGATGCTTATGGCTTCTGCAAGAACCAACGTACCTTCTGTTTTCGTATCCGGTGGTCCGATGGAAGCGGGAATGTCCCCTACCGGACAGCCACTATCCCTCGTTTCTATGTTCGAAGGGGTTGGTGCGGTTCACTCAGGTAACATGTCAGAAGCAGAGTTGACGGAACTAGAAACTCTCGCCTGCCCTACATGTGGATCTTGCTCGGGGATGTTTACCGCAAACTCGATGAACTCCCTTATGGAAATGCTAGGAATGACAGTTCCAGGTAATGGTACGATTCTAGCAACTTCAGATGAACGTCATGAACTAATCTATCAAGCTGCCAAACATTTAATCCATTTGGTAGAAAAAGATATAAAACCTAGAGATATCATTACAAAGGATACCATTGATGACGCATTTGCTTTAGATATGGCCATGGGCGGATCTACGAACACGGTATTGCACACGTTAGCCATAGCCCATGAAGCAGGGGTTGAATATGACTTAAAACGAGTCAATGAAATTGCCGAAAAAGTTCCTTATTTATCAAAGATAAGTCCTGCTTCCGATTACTCCATGCATGACGTGCATTTGGCAGGTGGAGTAAGTGCCATTATTAAAGAGCTATGTAAAATTGACGGTCTACTTCATAAAGATCGTATCACTGTCACAGGAAAGTCCCTATACGAAAATGTGAAAGACGCAAAAATCTTAAATGACAATGTAATTCGCACATTAGATAACCCATACAGTTCTGTTGGAGGTTTATCTATTCTTCATGGAAATCTAGCTCCAGATGGTAGTGTCATCAAGGTTGGTGCGGTTGACCCCACCATCCAAACATTTAAAGGGGAAGCGATTGTTTTCGAATCACAAGAAGAAGCACAAGCAGGTATTGATGATGGCACCGTCAAGGCTGGTCATGTAGTGGTCATTCGTTATGAAGGTCCTAAAGGTGGACCAGGAATGCCAGAAATGCTTGCCCCTACTTCCTCCATCGCTGGGAGAGGACTTGGAAAAGAAGTTGCATTAATTACCGATGGAAGATTTTCAGGTGCAACACGCGGCATTTCGATTGGGCATATTTCTCCAGAAGCGGCAGAAGGTGGACCAATCGCGTACGTACAAAATGGAGATCAAATCGTGATTGACCTCCCAGCCAGATCCATCGAGCTTTTAGTGGATGAGAAGACTCTTGAGCAAAGACGGGCTACATGGAAGAAACCAGAACCGAAAATCAAATCTGGTTATCTTGCAAAATATTCAAAGCTTGTTACTTCTGCTAATACAGGAGGAGTAATGAAAATATAA
- a CDS encoding phage holin has protein sequence MDKDTLLRSFLLFAAIVNQVFVFFGHSTIPIGNPLVEQVVATIFTILSFFIVWFKINCSQTDGGYHEKNQSLNGPLKYKKTFMRWSRSLSSIQVMVGKR, from the coding sequence TTGGACAAAGATACTTTGCTACGCTCTTTTCTTTTATTCGCTGCTATTGTCAATCAAGTTTTTGTTTTCTTTGGTCATTCCACTATTCCTATAGGGAATCCGTTAGTGGAGCAAGTTGTAGCAACAATCTTCACTATACTCTCTTTTTTTATCGTATGGTTCAAAATCAATTGTTCACAGACAGATGGAGGATATCACGAAAAAAATCAAAGTCTAAATGGACCATTGAAATACAAAAAGACGTTCATGAGGTGGAGCCGGTCCTTATCATCGATCCAGGTCATGGTGGGGAAGAGATAG
- a CDS encoding M3 family oligoendopeptidase: MSTYNMKWDLETIFPGGSKSEELTSYIHTLETELSNLEASLASEETVKTFGTPQVFRTILDKVETITKRLGEISSFVGCLTAQDVSDHHAKLLVGKRNELAARFSAAMSAVDEQMKAISSEEWNHLMEDSDFVSVAFVLNERRQKAMEKLPLQQEVLLNDLAVDGYHAWEEMYDTIVAKISINVDIEGKSQSLSVGQAENKLSHPDRKVRQTVFQHMEQAWMEQADLFTETLNHLAGFRLQTYKHRGWDHVLKEPLEYNRMDENTLSSMWEAISNQKTPFVSYLKRKAELLGIEKMSWFDLDAPVAESTETISYDQAAEIIVKEFGQYSSEMASFAQHAFDQRWIEAEDRSGKRPGGFCTGFPDSKETRIFMTYSGTASNVSTLAHELGHAYHQYVMDDMELLNQDYAMNVAETASTLAEMILADAAVKNAKNDEEKIALLEDKIQRSVAFFMNIHARFLFETRFYEERKKGIVPTDRLHTLMKEAQEEAYCGELDRYNPVFWASKLHFHITDVPFYNFPYTFGYLFSLGIYAHAQENKEEFEEFYKAILKDTGRMKVEDLASKHLHVDLGSLDFWEKGIQLCIADVEEFIKLTESRL, from the coding sequence ATGTCTACCTACAATATGAAGTGGGATCTTGAGACCATTTTTCCAGGTGGAAGTAAATCTGAGGAGCTTACTTCCTATATCCATACGTTAGAAACAGAGTTAAGTAATCTAGAAGCATCATTGGCTAGTGAAGAGACCGTAAAAACGTTTGGTACTCCACAAGTCTTTAGGACCATTTTAGATAAAGTTGAGACGATAACCAAACGGTTAGGCGAGATTTCTTCCTTTGTTGGATGCCTGACTGCACAGGACGTATCTGATCATCATGCAAAATTACTAGTAGGGAAAAGAAATGAGTTAGCTGCAAGATTTTCTGCGGCGATGTCTGCTGTAGATGAGCAAATGAAAGCAATTTCTTCAGAGGAATGGAATCATCTTATGGAGGATTCAGATTTTGTTTCAGTAGCGTTTGTATTAAACGAACGGAGACAAAAGGCAATGGAAAAACTTCCATTACAACAAGAAGTTCTTTTAAATGATTTAGCTGTTGATGGCTATCATGCATGGGAAGAGATGTATGATACGATTGTAGCAAAAATTTCGATCAACGTAGACATTGAAGGAAAGTCGCAATCGCTATCTGTAGGACAAGCAGAAAACAAATTAAGCCATCCTGATCGTAAAGTAAGACAAACAGTCTTTCAACATATGGAACAAGCGTGGATGGAACAAGCAGATTTATTTACGGAAACGCTTAATCATTTAGCAGGTTTTCGACTTCAAACGTATAAGCACCGTGGTTGGGATCATGTATTAAAAGAACCACTTGAATATAACCGAATGGATGAAAATACCTTGTCATCGATGTGGGAAGCTATCTCTAATCAAAAGACACCATTTGTATCTTATTTAAAACGCAAAGCTGAATTATTGGGGATTGAAAAGATGAGCTGGTTTGATTTGGATGCGCCGGTTGCTGAGTCTACAGAGACGATTAGTTACGACCAAGCGGCCGAAATAATTGTGAAAGAATTTGGACAGTACAGTTCTGAAATGGCTTCATTTGCCCAGCACGCTTTCGATCAACGTTGGATTGAAGCGGAAGACCGTTCCGGGAAACGTCCAGGAGGTTTTTGTACGGGATTTCCTGACAGTAAAGAGACTAGAATCTTTATGACATATTCTGGTACAGCTTCTAATGTATCAACCTTGGCTCATGAGTTAGGTCATGCCTATCACCAGTATGTCATGGATGATATGGAGCTATTAAATCAAGATTATGCAATGAACGTTGCAGAAACAGCATCGACTTTAGCGGAAATGATCCTTGCAGACGCAGCTGTAAAAAATGCAAAAAATGATGAAGAAAAAATTGCATTGCTTGAAGATAAAATTCAGCGTAGTGTTGCCTTTTTTATGAATATCCATGCTAGATTTTTATTCGAAACGAGATTCTATGAAGAACGAAAAAAAGGGATTGTGCCAACAGATCGTCTTCATACGTTAATGAAAGAGGCACAAGAAGAAGCGTATTGTGGAGAATTAGATAGATATAATCCAGTATTCTGGGCATCTAAGCTTCACTTTCATATTACGGATGTTCCGTTCTATAACTTCCCGTATACATTTGGTTATTTGTTCAGTCTAGGAATTTATGCACACGCCCAAGAAAATAAAGAGGAATTTGAAGAATTCTATAAAGCAATTTTAAAAGATACTGGAAGAATGAAGGTAGAGGATTTAGCTAGTAAACATTTACATGTTGATCTAGGCTCCTTAGATTTTTGGGAAAAGGGCATCCAGCTTTGTATTGCGGATGTTGAGGAGTTCATTAAACTTACAGAGAGTCGTCTGTAA
- a CDS encoding zinc-binding dehydrogenase, with protein sequence MKAFVHKGTELIFTDVKEPTIQDNQVKVKLKMAGLNHRDLNIPARRGNNSTPLILGSDGAGIVTEIGNNVKNVKVGDEVLINPGIGWKENSDAPPEGFEIVGMPDQGTFSEYYVCDESGVVHKPDYLSWEEAGVVALAGLTGYRALFTKANLSQEDTVFIPGAGSGVATFMIQFAKAVGAKVIVTSRSKEKLEHARKLGADITVDTGENWKEVLKHETIDIVIESVGRATFNRSLEVLKKGGRMVTFGATTEDEITINIRSFFYGQYQLFGTTMGSLEELTDMLKFMTTHQIRPVISKVFPIEKAEEAFSYLGNANQFGKVVLSIS encoded by the coding sequence ATGAAAGCCTTTGTTCATAAAGGAACTGAACTTATTTTTACGGATGTAAAGGAACCAACGATTCAAGATAATCAAGTAAAGGTAAAACTTAAGATGGCGGGACTTAATCATCGTGACTTGAACATTCCAGCAAGAAGAGGGAATAATTCCACCCCGCTTATCTTAGGTTCTGATGGCGCTGGAATTGTAACTGAAATTGGGAATAACGTTAAGAATGTTAAAGTTGGAGACGAAGTACTCATTAACCCTGGTATCGGATGGAAGGAAAATAGTGATGCACCACCCGAAGGTTTTGAGATTGTAGGCATGCCAGATCAAGGGACTTTCAGTGAGTATTATGTATGTGATGAATCTGGGGTAGTACATAAACCAGACTACTTGTCCTGGGAAGAAGCAGGAGTGGTAGCCTTGGCTGGCTTAACAGGATATCGGGCATTATTTACAAAAGCTAATTTGAGTCAGGAAGATACGGTATTTATTCCAGGCGCGGGCAGTGGGGTCGCTACATTTATGATTCAATTTGCAAAGGCAGTTGGAGCAAAGGTTATTGTTACATCAAGAAGTAAAGAAAAACTAGAACATGCAAGAAAGCTTGGTGCGGATATAACAGTCGATACGGGTGAAAATTGGAAGGAAGTACTGAAACACGAAACAATTGATATAGTGATTGAGAGTGTTGGAAGAGCTACATTTAATCGTTCTTTAGAGGTGTTGAAAAAAGGCGGTAGAATGGTTACGTTCGGTGCAACTACGGAGGACGAAATAACGATCAACATACGAAGTTTCTTTTATGGTCAGTACCAATTATTTGGTACTACGATGGGAAGCTTAGAGGAACTAACCGACATGTTAAAATTTATGACAACACACCAAATTCGACCTGTTATTAGTAAGGTGTTTCCTATTGAAAAAGCAGAAGAAGCATTCTCTTATTTAGGAAATGCTAATCAATTTGGAAAAGTAGTATTATCGATTTCCTAA